From Sphingomonas sp. PAMC26645:
TGCGGAAACGGAAGTTCCCCGAGCCAAACGGGTTGCTGGTCTGGAGACCCCGGTGAGGCCAATCACCGGGCGGACTTATGCGCTCGATTGCATCCTGGACACTCAGCCCTTCTCGTTCCAACGCGTCGGCAGCTACCGGCGAGACGTAATGGATCATCGCTCGGAGTTGCGCCTTGAAAAACGCGAGCCGAACCTCCCCGTAGCGACCGGCGAGAGCTTGCAACTCGCCAGTATCCGTCGCCATCTCGGCGCCCGCCATTTGCGGTTGGGGCTCTGGAATTGTCATGTTCGACTCCCACCATCAAGGGCGTCGGCTCATTCCGAATCGACGCCTCAGGTCGGTAGATTGTGAGACCAGTACGGTTGTTCAATGTTTCTAGAATTATTGATCTGTGAGATCCTTTTGGTAAATAGGCATTGTAAAGATTCCGCTTACCTTGTATTCTCGAATTATGGAATTGGATCGTGCCGTCGTCGCCTTCGCAGCTCTCGCCCAGTCGACCAGACTGCGCACCGTTCAGTTCCTCGTGGGTCACGACGGCCGCGAGGTACGTGCGAGCGACATCGCGGCCGCACTGGAGATCCCATCGAACACGATGTCCACGCATCTGGCCATCTTGAGCCGTGCGGGCTTGGTCCAGTCCGTCAGGAACGGTCGGGAAGTCCTGTATAGCGCCGATCGCAAAGCGGTCAGCGAACTGCTCGGTCTCGCAGGCGATACTATCCTATCCACGCACCATCGCCCCATGGTCAAGCCTGGGGACTAGATCGCACGAACGAGGGAGACGCCGTCAACGGTCGGTCGGTCCTTCCTCGCGTACCGCCCGCTTAGGACCGAGGTTTTCGACCTTTCGCAGCTGAACTTCGAAGCTGCCGATCACAACGTCCAGACACTGATGCGAGTGAAGTTATCACGGCCCCGCAAGATGCGCTGCGCAGCCTCGCCGCTGAGTCGGCTTTCAAACTGCGCGCTGAAACAGTCGGGGAGTCCTGAAACGAGCCGTAAGGAATTGTCCCCACCCTGACGTTGGCACTCGCCTCTATCCTTCACTCGGTTCCGGCGAGAACCGTAGATCCGGGCCGGGTATCCCCAGGGGCAATCGACGAACACCGTGGCCGAGACGAAAGCGGGCGTAAGCGCTAATTCCCGGTCATCGCGTGCGTATGCAGCATAGCATCGGCGAACATGCGATACCGCTCGAGTACACGCCAGCGGCGATCATGCCCAAGCCGGGGATACAGGCTGTTGAGGCGAGACATGGACGGATGGTGAAAATGAAAATCCGGCTCTTTGCCAATGCTTCGGACCGCAAGTTCTGCGGGAGCACTGAAGGCCACGATATGACGACTGTCGGCTAGGTAGCGGGTCAACCGGTCCAGGTTGCCGACCTCGGTCACCTCCTTGTCCCGGGGCATCGTCCGGCGGTCGCGCGATTTGTAGAGCGAGAACGCAACGGAATTGACGATCCGGTAGTCGAGGCGGGACGTCGACGGAAAGACGTCAGGCGCGGCGGCATGCAAATGAACCAGGATGCCATCGATATTGATGCCAGTCTGACCCGCCGCGGGTCGTCCAGCAATCATCTCAAGCCTTCCCGCCACCGCAAGTACGATAGCCGTGTCGTTTCCTACCGGACCTGGTTGATAATCATGGGACATTGCGAACAAATGGTTTGTCCGCGAACCGTCAGCAACCATCAGGCCATCGAATTCGAGTTCCTCGATTAACACTCGGACCCGATCGGTCTCACACGGGCCGCCCCTTTGCCCCTTCGGACTGGCAATCCTCGGCGCATTCACCGAAGCCGGGGCAGGCCCTTGGATCAAACGTTCGGTTTCGCCTCGTGGTATCGACGACCGACCACGCCCTAGCTCGCGGACGGCTCGGGTATCGAAACACTCGACGACTTCAGTTCGATGTCCAATTGCTGATCTGCCAGCCTGACTGCGTCAGTATGACGTCGATCACATGCCGTGAAGGATCGCCTTGCTCCGACGTCACGCGAACCACGAGTACCACGTGAATGCCGTCGTAGACCGTCGATACCTGGGTGGCGTCGGCGTCGATTTCGACTTTCCTGCCATCCGCATTCGAGACGATACCAGCGAGCTGAAGACTGTATCCCCGGGTGGAAACGTCGAAAAGCCTGGCGAAGGCAGCCTCCGTAATCCGGCTTTTATAGCGTACCTCCTTTCCGTGGAGCGCACGGATCAGATAGGCGTACCGCCGGGCGTAGACCGTCTGCAGCACGTTCAACCGGCTGACATTGATCGGCAGCCTGCCTTGCAGCACATGCCGGATGTAATCGCCTCGGTACACCGTGCAATCGGTGACGAGAACGATGTCTTCACCGAGACGCCGCTTAGTCGGAGTGCGCAGTGGACGAGCACCGTCGTCCACGCCGAAGGCCTTGAACTCGGTGAGGATGCGAACATCGCGTCGTGTTACCTCCGCATCGGCGCGCGTCCCGTCCGGGCTTGTCACTCGCCACCCATGTCCTGTCAGTTCGCGGATGCAGAAATCCGCGAACTCGCTCAACATCAGCGGGCGCCAAGCTACCTGCTCGAAATGAAGTTCGGCTTTGGCGCCGCGCGGTGCTGGCCAGGTTTGGTGATACGTAAGCGTGAGCTCCGAGAAACCCGCGCGGCGCACCGGCCCCTCCAAGGCATTGGCCTCGTCCCTGTGCCCGTCTCTC
This genomic window contains:
- a CDS encoding metalloregulator ArsR/SmtB family transcription factor, whose protein sequence is MELDRAVVAFAALAQSTRLRTVQFLVGHDGREVRASDIAAALEIPSNTMSTHLAILSRAGLVQSVRNGREVLYSADRKAVSELLGLAGDTILSTHHRPMVKPGD